ATATCTGACGTTCTTTATTGCCGGCGAGCAGGGACTTGGCAAAAAAATCTCATCAGATGTTCTCCCCGAATGTCAACTATAGAAGAGTTTGCCGTTTTCTTCCGCGGAGGACATCCGTCATCATCAATCCCCTTATCTGAAAGGCACGCAATGAAGAGGCATTTCCCCCTTTCCCGTCACAAAATGTTCAATTTCTTCGATTCAGCAGGCAGTACCATGAGAAAAGCGATCCGTTATAGTCGTTATTTTCTTGTGAAAACAGGTGGCGCACTGATCCCCTATTCCGTTGGTTCGGTATTGCTTTCATGGTTTTGCAATCAAGGCTTTGCACAGGAGGTTTTGTATCGTTCCAATGCTGATCTTGTAAATCGATTTCTGCCTTTAATCGGCGCACAGGAAAAAACAGCGGACATCATCAGACAAAACATTATCCTCAACTGTTTCGCCGACTGGAGATACGCTTCGCTTTCCCGAATGACAGGCCGCCGGTGGGAGAAATGGATAACAGTAACCGGGACCTCCGCTCTGGAGGAAGCATACCGTAATGGAAGAGGTGTTGTCTTAATCAGCAGCCACGATATATATGGCGCTTTTGTGCTAAGAGTACTTCTCAAAAGAGGATTTCGCAACATAGTCGTACTCGCTGACATTCCAAGTAATGAGCCTTGCATTCTCGGCCTGCTGGGATTGAAAGACAGAAGGGATCTTTCTCTCCAAAATATATCGTGGGATGAAGTATCTCAAGAGAAACTTGCAGGTTATCTCCACAAATCGAGGCATGTCCTGGAAAGAGGAGGGATCGTTAATCTGGCAGCTGACGGATATCTTGGAGACAGCGGGATAAGTCTTCCTCTCCACGGTCGAATACGCTCATTCAAGGCCGGATTTGCAGGACTTGCAGTAAACACAGGTGCAGCTGCAATTCCGGTTTCCGTAACTATGAATACAACGGGTCATGTGAAGGTGGCATTTATGGACCAACTGGAATATGATTACCCTCATCTGAGCAATCAGGAGAAAATAGAGGAGCTGATAAAGCAGTATGTATGTCTGCTCGAAAAGAGATGGACAGAAGAGCCCGGCAACATTGCACTGGATTATATAAGGAGATTCCCTCTATTCCCTGAAGTGCACTGACCGAAGTTCAAGAGATAAACTCTCTGTTCGTCGCTGACTCTGCGGAATAATTGTGTTTTTTCGCGGCATCGAAGGTGTAAGACCCCTCGATCACACTTGGAACTTCATGACAGCAGGTCAGTTCGAGGCCGTCATGGACGAGATGTTCGTCATTGTCTATGGCTTACATAAGAGCAAGGAACGCCTTACCGTTGTAATAGACAAAGGAATGAACACCGAGGGGGATGCTGCTTTATCTTTTTGCGCCGGAAGATACGTTTCTAAAATAATACCCGGCAGGGAATCTCCTCTTTTTCAAAGGACTTCCTCAAATCCTCTCCCGTCCTGATAAAAAAGTCCTCTTTTCTTGCCCACGCCATCCTGTGCTTTCTGTAAACCCAATCGGCGTAGTGATAATTCATCCTGTCAATCAGCACATAATCCACCCTGCCCTTCAATCTATCAACCAGTCCGTCAGCTCCGGGAAGAATGGGTGCTATCATGACAAAGGTCCTGATCCCTTCCGAATGTAATTCAGTCAGGGCCTTGAGCCTTTCTTCAAGCGGTGGAGCTTCAGGCTCGAATATCTCTCTTATCCGCTCGTCTGCGGTTGTTATCGTAAAGCCGACCTCGGCTTCTTTGGATTTCTTCAGCAGATCCAGATCACGCAGAACAAGAGGAGACTTGGTCTGAATCGTCACCGGCCAATCGTTCTTTATCAGGATCTCAAGGCATTTCCTTGTCAGCCCATACCTTCTTTCGACCGGTTGATAGGGATCGCAGACACCGCTTATCCAGACCCTCCCGATCTTCTTCCTTCTTATCTCTTCAATCAATAATTCCGGGGCATTAATCTTGACATCAACGAACTCACCCCAGTCTTCCCTATGGCCGGTAAACCTCTTCATGAATCTGGCATAGCAGTAGGTGCAACTATGCTCGCAGCCGGTGTAGGGATTCATGGCATAATCAAAGACCTTCGATTTTGAGAGGATACTTTTTGCCGGGATTTCCTTAATAAGCATACCGAATAACGCGGTCAGCCTTGTCGGTTTGTGTATATCATCTTACTGCCCGCCGTCAGGAGCAACATCCCGGAGACTTCCTCCAAATCCTGATAACTTCCGATACCCCTGCTGTCCAGGCTGCTCTCTATAATAATTCTTCCTGATCAATCGAATCTGTCCGTGAAAAAAGAACTAATCTGTTGCGGTTTAATGAAACTCTCCACTCCGGATGTTATTATAAATAGTAGACTCCCAGCCGGTTATTATTCCGTTATCATCACATACGGGGCAATACCAAATTATTTGATCAGGGTTCTCTTGATTTATGTAAGCTACAATTTTACCGGCGCACTTTTTTCTTTTCGGACGACGTCTACAGTTTATTTTGGTCGTTTGAGGTTCATACTCATTATTACTACATGTCACTTCTTCTATGATTAGGATGATGTGATTAGCTAAATTCAAGGCAGGTCTCGGTAAGTCACCAATTTCACCTTTTTCATTTAGAAAGTGTTGTATATTTGTTACCCAGGTATTTCCCATAATGATCCTTATTGTTATTTATAATGTCACACACAAGCTACAGGGCAGCGAGAGCTACTGAAAAACAAATTACATCAGAATAAGGTTTCAAGAAAAGATAAAATATACCGGCGATACACCCCGTCAGTCCTTCATATGGTTATTAGGCTAACTCAGTCCCCTTTTGTCAAATGTGTAGACCTCTCCGTCTCCTCCGCTACTGGTAGTGTTCCTGTTTTACTCTTTATTTTTGCCCTTTCTTGTTTTTTCATAAATTTAGTTACGTGTTTATTTGCCTCTACACCCGCTTC
Above is a window of bacterium BMS3Abin08 DNA encoding:
- a CDS encoding radical SAM superfamily protein produces the protein MLIKEIPAKSILSKSKVFDYAMNPYTGCEHSCTYCYARFMKRFTGHREDWGEFVDVKINAPELLIEEIRRKKIGRVWISGVCDPYQPVERRYGLTRKCLEILIKNDWPVTIQTKSPLVLRDLDLLKKSKEAEVGFTITTADERIREIFEPEAPPLEERLKALTELHSEGIRTFVMIAPILPGADGLVDRLKGRVDYVLIDRMNYHYADWVYRKHRMAWARKEDFFIRTGEDLRKSFEKEEIPCRVLF
- a CDS encoding lipid A biosynthesis lauroyl acyltransferase, translated to MKRHFPLSRHKMFNFFDSAGSTMRKAIRYSRYFLVKTGGALIPYSVGSVLLSWFCNQGFAQEVLYRSNADLVNRFLPLIGAQEKTADIIRQNIILNCFADWRYASLSRMTGRRWEKWITVTGTSALEEAYRNGRGVVLISSHDIYGAFVLRVLLKRGFRNIVVLADIPSNEPCILGLLGLKDRRDLSLQNISWDEVSQEKLAGYLHKSRHVLERGGIVNLAADGYLGDSGISLPLHGRIRSFKAGFAGLAVNTGAAAIPVSVTMNTTGHVKVAFMDQLEYDYPHLSNQEKIEELIKQYVCLLEKRWTEEPGNIALDYIRRFPLFPEVH